The proteins below are encoded in one region of Limnochorda pilosa:
- a CDS encoding MFS transporter gives MTENTQTPVWSLRNYPSVAWLWSGASVSVFGDALRRMAVLLTVYAVTDGSGMAVAGITLAEIVPMLALGLIAGVYVDRWDRRRAIILGNTVRGLLSLALVLAARSQSLGLVYVVIAASEAAGAVVQPAMTAIVPQLVPVAHLAQVNTLFVLSRQFSLLIGPVVAATAYRVIGAELTFLVDGGTFFVGAGTALAIRRPREVEKQAGSDETVGSTWWRDFLNGLARVRGDRLVMALLATIGLQSLGAGINNTVMIVFINRGLGRAASDIAWLSSANGLAQILAATVVAPLIRRRGTAGVLAGATITMLAGNAILAGSWSLFVLIVGVLITALGNSPFTIVHTTVLQQAVGPEYLGRVQGSLGTLAAVLFMAASSASGVAVDYVAARSLLIVSAGISASLVVVTLTRIVPALRAAKRLSSGRSPLRADD, from the coding sequence ATGACCGAGAATACGCAGACCCCGGTGTGGTCGCTACGCAACTACCCGTCGGTTGCCTGGCTATGGTCCGGAGCAAGCGTTTCCGTTTTCGGTGATGCGCTCCGGAGGATGGCGGTGCTCCTGACGGTTTACGCCGTAACGGATGGGTCCGGCATGGCTGTCGCCGGGATCACACTGGCCGAGATCGTTCCAATGCTTGCCCTCGGCTTGATTGCAGGCGTGTACGTCGATCGTTGGGACAGGCGTAGAGCTATCATTCTTGGCAACACGGTGCGAGGCTTGCTCAGTCTAGCACTCGTCCTTGCCGCCCGTTCACAATCGCTTGGGCTGGTGTACGTCGTCATCGCGGCTTCTGAAGCTGCAGGTGCTGTCGTCCAGCCTGCCATGACTGCGATCGTTCCACAATTGGTGCCGGTTGCCCACCTGGCACAGGTGAACACCCTTTTCGTTCTGTCCCGCCAGTTCAGCCTGTTGATAGGCCCTGTGGTTGCAGCCACGGCGTACCGTGTCATCGGAGCCGAACTGACCTTCCTCGTGGACGGGGGGACTTTCTTCGTAGGAGCCGGAACAGCGTTGGCTATTCGGCGCCCGAGGGAGGTTGAGAAACAGGCGGGCTCCGATGAGACGGTGGGTTCGACCTGGTGGCGGGATTTCTTGAACGGCTTGGCACGCGTTCGGGGAGATCGTCTTGTGATGGCGCTTCTGGCGACCATCGGACTCCAGTCTCTCGGTGCTGGCATTAACAACACGGTGATGATCGTTTTCATCAATCGCGGGCTTGGAAGGGCCGCTAGCGATATCGCGTGGCTCAGTTCAGCGAACGGGTTGGCACAGATCCTGGCGGCCACGGTAGTAGCCCCGCTCATCCGGCGGCGCGGAACCGCGGGTGTGCTTGCAGGAGCTACGATTACCATGCTTGCCGGGAATGCGATCTTAGCGGGCTCTTGGTCTCTTTTCGTCCTGATTGTTGGGGTCTTGATCACGGCGCTAGGGAACAGCCCCTTTACGATCGTGCATACTACCGTCCTCCAGCAGGCTGTCGGACCGGAATACCTTGGGAGGGTGCAGGGAAGCCTCGGAACCCTAGCGGCTGTTCTCTTCATGGCCGCCAGTTCGGCTTCTGGCGTAGCTGTTGACTACGTGGCAGCGCGGAGCCTGTTGATAGTATCAGCGGGAATCAGTGCCTCGCTCGTGGTGGTCACGTTGACGCGCATCGTTCCAGCGCTTAGGGCTGCCAAGCGTCTTTCTTCTGGAAGGTCGCCCCTACGAGCGGATGACTAG
- the ltrA gene encoding group II intron reverse transcriptase/maturase, with protein sequence MNEGLERIAQRAKADRKCRFTALAHHLTEDFLRETWQGLNRKGAPGVDRATAAEYAANLDTNLKRLVDGMKRRYYRAPHVRRVYIPKAGNPAKLRPLGVPTVEDRLLQAAVARILSAIYEADFLECSYGFRPGRTAHQALAALRNEVMLGRAQWVYEADIRGFFDHLDHDWLMRMLDLRVGDPWILRLVRKWLSAGILDHGQVTVPEEGTPQGGPISPILANVYLHYALDLWFEKVARPRCVGKATLIRFADDFVVLFQSEKDARRFAAALPARLAKFNLTLAEEKTNLLPFGRRHWRRGQSHPYHFDFLGFRHHLGTDRKGRMAVVRIPSPKSVRKFLAEVKEWLRQHMHDRPQDQQGALARKLQGFYQYFSLWRTYRKLSVVRREVLRLWKRILERRSQRGARTWARWERHPWFTLPVPKLLHRTV encoded by the coding sequence ATGAACGAGGGACTGGAACGCATCGCGCAGAGGGCCAAGGCGGACCGGAAGTGCCGGTTTACCGCCCTGGCCCACCACCTCACGGAGGACTTCCTCCGTGAGACCTGGCAGGGGCTCAACCGGAAGGGAGCCCCCGGAGTCGATCGTGCGACGGCAGCAGAGTACGCCGCGAACCTGGACACGAACCTGAAAAGGCTCGTCGACGGAATGAAGCGGCGCTACTACCGGGCACCCCACGTGCGCAGGGTCTACATACCGAAAGCGGGCAACCCGGCGAAGCTCAGACCGCTCGGGGTACCGACGGTCGAAGATCGCCTCCTTCAGGCGGCGGTCGCTCGCATCCTGTCGGCGATCTACGAGGCGGACTTCCTGGAGTGCTCCTACGGCTTCAGACCGGGGCGGACGGCGCATCAGGCGCTGGCCGCCCTCCGCAACGAGGTGATGCTCGGCAGGGCCCAGTGGGTCTACGAGGCTGACATTCGCGGCTTCTTCGACCACCTGGACCACGACTGGCTGATGCGCATGCTCGATCTCCGGGTCGGCGACCCGTGGATCCTACGCCTCGTCCGCAAGTGGTTGAGCGCTGGGATCCTCGACCACGGGCAGGTGACGGTGCCAGAGGAGGGCACCCCGCAAGGGGGACCGATCTCGCCGATCCTGGCCAACGTCTACCTGCACTATGCCCTCGACCTCTGGTTCGAGAAGGTCGCGCGACCGCGCTGCGTGGGGAAGGCGACCCTGATCCGCTTCGCCGATGACTTCGTCGTCCTCTTCCAGAGCGAGAAGGACGCCAGGCGATTCGCGGCGGCCTTGCCGGCGCGGCTGGCGAAGTTCAACCTCACGCTCGCCGAAGAGAAGACGAACCTGCTGCCCTTTGGGCGGCGGCACTGGCGGCGCGGGCAGAGCCACCCGTACCACTTCGACTTCCTCGGATTCCGCCACCACCTCGGGACGGATCGCAAGGGCCGCATGGCGGTCGTGCGCATCCCGTCGCCGAAGAGCGTGCGGAAGTTCCTCGCGGAAGTGAAGGAGTGGCTCAGGCAGCACATGCACGACCGACCGCAGGACCAGCAGGGCGCGCTGGCAAGAAAGCTCCAGGGCTTCTACCAGTACTTCAGCCTCTGGCGCACGTATCGGAAACTCTCCGTCGTGCGGCGAGAAGTGCTGAGGCTCTGGAAGCGCATACTGGAGCGCCGTAGCCAACGCGGTGCCCGAACATGGGCGCGCTGGGAGCGGCACCCGTGGTTCACCCTACCGGTGCCAAAGCTCCTGCACAGGACCGTTTAG
- a CDS encoding IS1634 family transposase — protein sequence MEPKRERLVVRQGGAPVLLARVCRQLRIRRIVNAMVEWDPRQCKVSPGTLVVALILNMLVAREPLYTVKEFYRRRDLGLLFEEPVEVDALNDDALGRTLDRLAAIDLPQLVQSVGLSAVHLGEMEVRSVHADTTSVSVYGEFEPTVGDEKFVEAHPEKRLLKITHGHSKQRRPDLKQFISGLIVSKQGVPLMGTIGDGNLSDKVWNREMIESLERSFLDPRSVAYVVDSSLVTVKNLQRMDQSKVRFISRLPETFKAAGEVRAKAFVENRWQPIGRLARTRWNGAFYHAVSYRHELAGGTYRLTVVRSSSLDKRKEKKLERLIRTEQEAMKRAAKELMGQRFNCQADAEAALAAFQKAHEDALHTTRGLVVAYTEEKRPRGRPRKDAVYPKQTHYQVEIRLFAPSEEAKKAWLERESAFVLISNLPEDKWSDAALLEEYKGQTQVEQGFRVYKHPIVDDGIFLKSTRRVEAFAYVATLALMVAAFLEYRVRQELQKTETKKLRLLRGARVTDSPTSLALLEEIDYIPVLGSLTPEGYSRYADVADDLPEEHLEILRLAGFGPEIYFEPLVSN from the coding sequence TTGGAGCCGAAACGGGAGCGGCTGGTGGTTCGCCAGGGTGGTGCGCCCGTCCTGCTCGCCCGGGTCTGCCGGCAGCTGCGCATCCGCCGCATCGTCAATGCCATGGTCGAGTGGGACCCCAGGCAGTGCAAGGTCTCGCCTGGCACGCTCGTCGTCGCGCTCATCCTCAACATGCTGGTCGCCCGTGAGCCGCTTTACACAGTGAAGGAGTTCTACCGCCGGAGGGACCTGGGGCTGCTCTTCGAGGAGCCGGTGGAGGTAGATGCCCTCAACGACGACGCCCTGGGGCGGACGCTGGACCGGCTGGCCGCCATCGACCTGCCCCAGCTCGTCCAGAGCGTGGGGCTTTCGGCGGTCCACCTGGGCGAGATGGAGGTCCGCTCCGTCCACGCCGATACCACATCGGTCTCCGTATACGGCGAGTTCGAGCCCACGGTGGGGGATGAGAAGTTCGTGGAGGCCCACCCCGAGAAGCGGCTGCTGAAGATCACCCACGGCCACAGCAAGCAGCGCCGTCCGGACCTCAAGCAGTTCATCTCGGGTCTGATCGTCTCGAAGCAAGGCGTTCCGCTCATGGGGACCATCGGGGACGGGAACCTGAGCGACAAGGTGTGGAATCGTGAGATGATCGAAAGCCTGGAGCGGAGCTTCCTGGATCCCCGCTCGGTCGCCTACGTGGTGGACTCGAGCCTGGTGACCGTGAAGAACCTCCAGCGGATGGACCAATCGAAGGTCCGCTTCATCTCCCGGCTCCCCGAGACGTTCAAGGCGGCGGGCGAGGTGAGGGCGAAGGCCTTCGTCGAGAACCGGTGGCAGCCGATCGGGAGGCTCGCCCGGACCCGGTGGAACGGGGCGTTCTACCACGCGGTCTCCTACCGCCACGAGCTGGCGGGCGGCACCTACCGGCTCACCGTGGTCCGCTCCTCGTCGCTGGACAAGCGGAAGGAGAAGAAGCTCGAGCGGCTCATCCGGACCGAGCAAGAGGCGATGAAGCGGGCAGCCAAGGAGCTGATGGGGCAGCGCTTCAACTGCCAGGCGGACGCCGAGGCCGCCCTGGCGGCCTTCCAGAAGGCCCACGAGGACGCTCTCCACACCACCCGAGGGCTCGTCGTCGCCTACACCGAAGAAAAGCGGCCCCGAGGCCGGCCACGCAAGGACGCGGTCTACCCCAAGCAGACCCACTACCAGGTGGAGATCCGCCTCTTCGCACCGAGCGAGGAGGCCAAGAAGGCGTGGCTCGAGCGGGAGAGCGCCTTCGTCTTGATCAGCAATCTGCCTGAGGACAAGTGGAGCGATGCCGCGCTCCTCGAAGAGTACAAGGGCCAGACCCAAGTGGAGCAGGGGTTCCGGGTTTACAAACACCCGATCGTGGACGACGGGATCTTCCTCAAGAGCACGCGGCGGGTGGAGGCCTTCGCCTACGTGGCCACTCTGGCGCTGATGGTGGCGGCCTTCCTGGAGTACCGGGTACGCCAGGAGCTCCAGAAGACCGAGACGAAGAAGCTCCGCCTGCTTCGCGGTGCCCGGGTGACCGACAGCCCCACCAGCCTGGCGCTCCTGGAGGAGATCGACTACATCCCTGTCCTGGGAAGCCTCACCCCCGAAGGCTACAGCCGTTATGCAGACGTTGCCGACGACCTCCCCGAAGAGCATCTGGAGATCCTCCGGCTGGCCGGTTTCGGGCCTGAGATCTATTTCGAACCGCTGGTTTCGAATTGA
- a CDS encoding VOC family protein yields the protein MKIVVTSVLVDDQAKALTFYTDVLGFVKKNDIPLGESRWLTLVSPDDPNGTELLLEPDNHPAAGPFKEALRNDGIPFTSLGVDDVHREYERLKALGVRFTQPPVQMGPVTTAVFDDTCGNLIQIAETGGAS from the coding sequence ATGAAGATCGTGGTGACGAGCGTCTTGGTGGACGATCAGGCGAAGGCGCTCACCTTCTATACGGACGTCCTCGGCTTCGTCAAGAAGAACGACATCCCCCTGGGGGAGTCCCGCTGGCTTACCTTGGTCTCGCCCGACGACCCCAACGGGACCGAGCTCCTGCTGGAGCCCGACAACCACCCGGCCGCCGGGCCCTTCAAGGAAGCACTGAGGAACGATGGAATCCCCTTCACCTCCTTGGGCGTCGACGATGTCCACAGGGAATACGAGCGCCTGAAAGCACTGGGGGTTCGGTTCACCCAGCCCCCCGTCCAGATGGGACCGGTCACCACGGCTGTCTTCGACGACACCTGCGGCAACCTGATCCAGATCGCGGAGACGGGTGGTGCGTCATGA
- a CDS encoding ArsR/SmtB family transcription factor — protein MSDVFHALAAPARRAILDELKERNGQTLFEICTRLTMKHGLEMSRQAISQHLDVLESAGLVVARRDGRYKFHYLDTTPLRAILERWPVRPRTEGQK, from the coding sequence CCCGCGAGACGAGCGATCCTCGATGAGCTCAAGGAGAGAAACGGGCAGACGCTCTTCGAGATCTGTACCCGCCTAACCATGAAGCACGGGCTGGAGATGTCGCGACAGGCGATCTCCCAGCACCTCGACGTCCTAGAATCGGCCGGTCTTGTCGTTGCGAGACGGGACGGGCGTTACAAGTTCCACTACCTCGACACGACTCCCCTGCGGGCGATCCTCGAACGATGGCCAGTGCGACCCCGGACGGAGGGACAGAAATGA